The stretch of DNA CTTACCTCGACGTCGATCTGTTCGTCCGCCCGGCCGAATGGCGCGCTTTCCTTAGCCTTCTGCAAAGGGCCGGTTTCCGTCCCGAGATCGGGACGATAACCGTGGTTTCCGGCGGGAAAGCTTCGGCTTGGGCGTTCTCCCCGGTCTTTCGCAAGGACGGCTTGGCGGTCGAGCTCCATCCGAATCCCTTCGGGCTGCAAATCCCTTCGGCCACGGGGGATGCATTCTGGGATGCGCTGCGGGAAGTCCCCTTTGCCGGCGGCATGGCCTTCGCCCCGCCCTGGCCGTACGAATTCTGCATCGCCGCCGTCCACGCCCAACAGCACTCCTACCGCAGGCTCTCCTGGCTGGTCGATCTGGCGGAGATGGCCGGCCGTACGGATCTGGATTGGGCGGCGACCTCGCGGCTAGCCCGCCGCGAGGGGATTGAGCCTGTCCTCGCCCACGGGCTCCGGATCGCATCCCTCTGTTGGCCCGGGTGCATCCCCGAGGGAAGGGAGCGCCTATTCCCGGCCGGGCGATGGGCCCGGCGAGGGGCGCGTTTTTTCTGGCCGGAAGAGGCCGCGGCTTCGCGACGGCCGTTGCCTGAGGCGCCATACTATATGCCGTCGATATTCGCCCTGGCCAGGCGGGGGAGCCCTCTGGGGATGGCTCGGGGTGTGGTCCGCATCTTTTTTCCGCCGGCGGGATGGGTCCGCCGCCAGATACCGTCTGCGGGGGGATTTCGCCGGCTCGGCTATTTCGTCCGCCGCCTCGTGCGGCCCTGGATTTTTCTCGTCGAGCGCCGACTCTCCGGGCGCTGAGCGGCTCGTCGGCCTTGTCGGGAGCGGGCGAACCTGCTAGCATGAGAGTCCGATGATGAAACGATCGATCGTCCTCCTTTTTTCGGCCGCTTGCCTGGCGGCCTCCGGCTTCGGCCAGGATCCGCCGGCCGTGAACAAGGCCGAGGCGCACCGGCTATCGGCGGCCCTGGCACGGCTCGAGAAAGCCGAGCCTTCGCCCAGCCTGCGGCCGATGGAGTTCAGCGAGTCCGAGCTCAACGCTTATATTGCCCGCCGGCTGGAAGAATCCCGGGAGGATGTCCTGCGCGATCTGCGCCTTAAGCTCTATTCCGACAACCGGATCGAGGGCTGGCTGGAGCTTGATTTCAGCGGCCACCGGATCCCCCCCTGGATCAAGAAGAGGATGAACCTCTATTTCGCCGGCTCCATCGAAGTCCGGGACGGCTCGGTCCGTTTTGGGTTCAAAAAGCTGTTTCTGGAGAAGGAGCCCATGCCCCTGCTGATGCTGGACATGATCATCTTTATCGCCTCCGGGCTCGGCAAGACCGATGCCAAGGGGATCGACGACTGGCACAATCTGCCCTTGGGGATACGTGACGTAAAGACCGGGCCGGGCCGGTTCACGCTGTGGTATTGACGCCATGATCCGAGTCATCAGCGGCATCTACCGGGGCAAGCGCCTGAAAAAGGTCAACAGCTCTTCCACCCGTCCCATGCCCGACAAGCTGAAGACGGCTCTGTTCAATATCCTGCGCGACGAGATCGCCGGGACGACCGTCCTGGACGGCTTCGCCGGGACGGGATCGATCGGCATCGAGGCCCTCAGCCGGGGCGCCGAACAGGTCGTCTTCGTCGAAGAATTTCCGGTCGCCCTGTCGGTTCTCCGGCACAACGTGGCCAAGCTCGGTGCTCCCGAACAGACCCGGATCGTGGCCCTGGAGTTCAACCGGGGGGTCATCCAGCTGGCCCGCGAGAACTTTCGCTTCGACATCATCTTCCTGGACCCGCCTTACCGGCTGCTGGATGAGCGCAACCCGCTCAAGGTCATCCGCAAGCGCAGCGTCCTGGCCCCCGGCGGGCTGATCGTCCTGCGCCATCATTTCAAGACCCGCTTCGAAGGCCGCTTCTTCGAGCTAAAGCGCCGGACGACCTTGGGCGACGACGCCCTCTCGTTCTACGGCGAGTAACCCCGCAGTCCCTCCGGCCCTTCTTGCGCCGGGGCGCGCCTTCGTTTAAAATGGCGGCAGCCAAGGATGGGAACACCTGCAGACGGCCGGCCGCGATGAGCAAAGACGATCCCCACATCGTTTCCCCCTGGGGGAGGACTCCGCTCGTCGAGGATTGGGAGATATTCGGCGACCTGGCCGAGCGGCGCGGCACCTCCCTGTTTCTCGGCCGCTTCACCCTAGCCGAGATCCTGGCCGTCCTGGACAAGAAGGGCTTCTTCAAGGAGGCCCGCAAGAGAGGCCTTTGGCCGCTCGTCTTCGACCTGGACTCTTCAAGCTACCCCTTGCAGAGATTCCGCATCTTCCACGAGCGGCAGGATCCGGCGTCCGTCATCATCGACCTCAAGCTGCGCGAGACGAACTTCGATCCGGCCGGCCGTGATCTGCCGGGATTCCCGCCGGGGACGATCCGGACCCTGGCCTTCGAGTGGCTGACCCTGCAAAACCCGCTGGCCGAGTTCGGCGGGAGCCGCGGCTCCCTGCCGGGCCAGCAGCATCCGGGGCTGGGTATGAGCCGCCGGATCATGGATATCTTCGTCTTCCTGGGTAAGCGAGCCCGAGCCGAGGGCCTGCTGGCGTTTCCGGCCTTCTATCACAACGCAGTTCTGTTCTCGCGCTACTTCCGGTTCCTCAACCCCGACAAGGAGGGCGAGGTCACGGCCATCCGCCGGAGCTTCGCCCATATGTCGATCAAGCAGATGGCCTGGATCGTTCATCTGGGATGCTTGCGGGCCGAGGACGGATCGGTTTACGAATGGCGGTCCGAGGAGCAGCTGATGCCATTTCGCCGCGAGCCCAAGAGCTACTTCGAATCTCGCGTCTATCGGGACCGGGTCCGCGAAGCGGCCCGGCGGGCGTCCTTCCGCGTCGACTGGGAGACGTACGAGGCCCGTTCGCAATCCGATTAGATCTTCATTTGACCGGGCCGCCCCGAACCGCTATAATAGCCCGGTTTCCAAGGAGATGCGATCGATGAAGAAAGACATCCATCCGAATTACGAAGAATGCATGGTTATCTGCGCTTGCGGCAATACCTTCCCGACGCGATCGACGAAAAAGGAGATCCGGGTCGAGATCTGCTCCCAGTGCCATCCCTTCTTCACCGGCCGCCAGAAGTTTATCGACAGCGCCGGCCGGGTCGAGAAATTCCGCAAGAAATACGACGGCCTCAAGACGGCGGTCAAGCCGGCCGCCAAAGCCAAGAAAAAATAGTCCGGCATGCGGCCTGAATGGGAGGCGTTGGCGGAGAAGTACCGCCAGCTCACGGTCCGCCTCGGCGATCCGGCCTTCCTGGCCGACCCCAAGCGCTTTCGCGAAGCGTCCAAGGAACGGTCCGATCTCGAACCCCTCGTCCGCCGCCTGGAGGACTACCGCAAGGTGGAGTCCGGGCTGCGGGATGCACGCGAGATCCTGGCCGATGAGAGCGCCGAGCCCGAGTTCAAGGCCATGGCCGAGGCCGAGGTGCGCCGGTTGGAGGCCGAGGGCGAAGGGCTCGAGCGGATTCTCAAGGAGTTGCTGCTCCCCAGGGACCCTCTGGACGAGAAGAACGTCCTGCTCGAGATCCGGGCCGGGGCGGGGGGCGATGAGGCTTCGCTGTTTGCCCAGGACCTGTTCCGCATGTATACGCGGTTTGCCGAAGCCAAGGGCTGGAAGATCGAAGTCCTGGACTCCAGCCAATCGCCGATCGGCGGATTTAAGGAAGTCGTCGCCGGCATCCAGGGCAAGCGCGTCTATTCCCTTCTGAAGTTCGAGAGCGGCGTCCACCGCGTCCAGCGGGTTCCCAAGACCGAGGCCAGCGGGCGCATCCACACCTCGACCGTGACAGTGGCGGTCCTGCCCGAGGCCGACGAGATCGACGTCAAGCTCGACGCCAAGGACCTCAAGATCGAGGCCTTCGGCTCGTCGGGCCCCGGCGGTCAGAACGTCAACCGCAACTATACCGCCATCCGCATCACCCACAAGCCCTCCGGCTTGGTCGTCTCCTGCCAGGACGAAAAGTCCCAGCACCGCAACAAGGAGAAAGCCCTGCGGGTCCTGCGCTCGCGGCTCATGGACATCGCCAACCGCGAACAGCAGGAGCGGATCGCCCAGGACCGCCGCTCCCAGGTCGGGACCGGGGAGCGCAGCGAGAAGATCCGAACCTACAACTTCCCCCAGTCGCGGATCACCGACCATCGCCTGAACGAAAGCTTCCACAATATGAGCGGCTTGCTGGACGGGGATATCGGTCTGCTCCTGGAAAGGCTCGGCGACCAAGCCCGGGCCCGCGCCCTCGAGCGCCGC from Candidatus Aminicenantes bacterium encodes:
- a CDS encoding nucleotidyltransferase family protein, whose amino-acid sequence is MPWRRWLDVSRREGTAPLLERHLRTRPDCVPAPVRTELRRIRLAAAARHLRAVEIVGPVLRAAHAAGLRIGISKGFHWAERLYPEPGLRPYLDVDLFVRPAEWRAFLSLLQRAGFRPEIGTITVVSGGKASAWAFSPVFRKDGLAVELHPNPFGLQIPSATGDAFWDALREVPFAGGMAFAPPWPYEFCIAAVHAQQHSYRRLSWLVDLAEMAGRTDLDWAATSRLARREGIEPVLAHGLRIASLCWPGCIPEGRERLFPAGRWARRGARFFWPEEAAASRRPLPEAPYYMPSIFALARRGSPLGMARGVVRIFFPPAGWVRRQIPSAGGFRRLGYFVRRLVRPWIFLVERRLSGR
- the rsmD gene encoding 16S rRNA (guanine(966)-N(2))-methyltransferase RsmD, whose product is MIRVISGIYRGKRLKKVNSSSTRPMPDKLKTALFNILRDEIAGTTVLDGFAGTGSIGIEALSRGAEQVVFVEEFPVALSVLRHNVAKLGAPEQTRIVALEFNRGVIQLARENFRFDIIFLDPPYRLLDERNPLKVIRKRSVLAPGGLIVLRHHFKTRFEGRFFELKRRTTLGDDALSFYGE
- the rpmE gene encoding 50S ribosomal protein L31; this translates as MKKDIHPNYEECMVICACGNTFPTRSTKKEIRVEICSQCHPFFTGRQKFIDSAGRVEKFRKKYDGLKTAVKPAAKAKKK
- the prfA gene encoding peptide chain release factor 1 encodes the protein MRPEWEALAEKYRQLTVRLGDPAFLADPKRFREASKERSDLEPLVRRLEDYRKVESGLRDAREILADESAEPEFKAMAEAEVRRLEAEGEGLERILKELLLPRDPLDEKNVLLEIRAGAGGDEASLFAQDLFRMYTRFAEAKGWKIEVLDSSQSPIGGFKEVVAGIQGKRVYSLLKFESGVHRVQRVPKTEASGRIHTSTVTVAVLPEADEIDVKLDAKDLKIEAFGSSGPGGQNVNRNYTAIRITHKPSGLVVSCQDEKSQHRNKEKALRVLRSRLMDIANREQQERIAQDRRSQVGTGERSEKIRTYNFPQSRITDHRLNESFHNMSGLLDGDIGLLLERLGDQARARALERRNGVA